One window of Microbispora sp. ZYX-F-249 genomic DNA carries:
- a CDS encoding YihY/virulence factor BrkB family protein: MTSTDAPSRRPRRLTRKGMTIARARLTWLRGTNIWSLVKATTMAGVDYRVTGLAGEAAFFALLSLPPFVLGLLGVMGHLSGLIGESTVGEIRDWVVAQSELLFTHNTVERVVKPLLADVLSGGQVSLISVGFLLSLWSGSRALFVYVDLISIAYGLGETRGIIRTRVLSFILYVAALLIGLVVMPILVIGPTLMSNALPRYAVLVNVLYWPVVVIGSVLALTVLYHVSVPHRTRWWRETPGSVLALVIWIVCAAFLREVLAAWFTPLSIYGSLAAPIAVLLWLYITALAVLIGATLNAEVDRLWPLGGASRHEHHHRKSGKG, translated from the coding sequence ATGACCTCCACGGACGCGCCGTCGCGCAGGCCGCGGCGCCTCACGCGCAAGGGCATGACCATTGCGCGGGCGCGCCTGACGTGGCTGCGCGGCACGAACATCTGGTCTCTCGTCAAGGCGACCACGATGGCGGGCGTCGACTACCGGGTGACCGGCCTCGCGGGCGAGGCGGCCTTCTTCGCGCTGCTGTCGCTGCCGCCGTTCGTGCTCGGGCTGCTCGGCGTCATGGGTCACCTCAGCGGGCTGATCGGCGAGTCCACCGTCGGAGAGATCAGGGACTGGGTCGTGGCCCAGTCGGAGCTGCTGTTCACGCACAACACCGTCGAGCGGGTCGTGAAGCCGCTGCTCGCCGACGTGCTGAGCGGCGGACAGGTCTCGCTGATCTCCGTCGGCTTCCTGCTGTCTTTGTGGTCCGGCTCGCGTGCGCTGTTCGTGTACGTGGACCTGATATCCATCGCGTACGGGCTGGGGGAGACCCGGGGGATCATCCGCACCCGGGTGCTGTCGTTCATCCTCTATGTCGCCGCGCTGCTGATCGGGCTGGTCGTCATGCCGATCCTGGTCATCGGGCCGACCCTGATGTCCAACGCTCTGCCCAGATACGCCGTGCTCGTGAACGTCCTCTACTGGCCCGTGGTGGTGATCGGCTCGGTGCTGGCGCTGACCGTGCTGTACCACGTGAGCGTGCCGCACCGGACGCGCTGGTGGCGCGAGACCCCGGGGTCCGTGCTGGCGCTGGTGATCTGGATCGTGTGCGCCGCGTTCCTGCGTGAGGTGCTGGCGGCGTGGTTCACCCCGCTGTCGATCTACGGCTCGCTCGCGGCGCCGATCGCCGTGCTGCTGTGGCTCTACATCACCGCGCTCGCCGTGCTCATCGGGGCGACGCTGAACGCGGAGGTGGACCGGCTGTGGCCGCTCGGCGGCGCCAGCCGGCACGAGCACCATCACCGCAAGTCCGGTAAAGGCTGA